A genomic region of Verrucomicrobiota bacterium contains the following coding sequences:
- a CDS encoding fumarylacetoacetate hydrolase family protein, whose translation MAAIGRFQKGDDIFYAKVVDGELFKLHGDVFGSPSYDRKPVAIKGVKTLTPVAPSKVIAVGLNYADHARESGKPLPKEPLFWLKAPTSLIPDGAKIEVPFPAHRTDYEAELAVVIGRRMRNVTAAAAARYIFGYTSAQDVSDRTIQASESQWARAKSFDTFTPLGPYVETKIDPHDLTIQLFQNGQLRQNSNTSQLIFNCFELVSFVSTNMTLLPGDVILTGTPSGVGPIESGDRLEVRIQGLAPLVNTVK comes from the coding sequence ATGGCAGCGATTGGCCGATTTCAAAAGGGCGATGACATATTTTACGCCAAAGTCGTGGATGGCGAACTCTTCAAACTGCACGGGGACGTGTTTGGATCTCCGTCCTACGATCGCAAACCGGTCGCCATCAAAGGGGTAAAGACGCTCACTCCGGTCGCCCCCTCAAAAGTGATCGCGGTGGGGCTCAATTACGCCGATCACGCTCGCGAGAGCGGCAAACCCCTGCCGAAAGAACCCCTCTTCTGGTTGAAAGCCCCGACCAGTCTGATCCCGGATGGCGCGAAAATCGAAGTTCCGTTTCCTGCTCATCGCACGGATTATGAAGCCGAATTGGCGGTGGTGATTGGACGCCGGATGCGCAACGTGACGGCAGCGGCGGCGGCTCGATACATTTTCGGATACACCTCGGCCCAGGATGTCAGCGACCGGACGATCCAAGCCTCGGAAAGTCAATGGGCCAGAGCCAAGTCCTTCGACACTTTCACTCCCTTGGGCCCGTACGTGGAGACCAAAATCGACCCGCACGATCTGACCATTCAGCTGTTCCAAAATGGCCAGCTCCGCCAGAACTCCAATACGAGCCAGCTCATTTTCAACTGTTTTGAGTTGGTCAGTTTTGTCTCCACCAACATGACCCTCCTGCCGGGGGACGTCATTCTGACCGGCACACCCAGCGGCGTGGGACCGATCGAATCAGGGGACCGACTCGAAGTCCGCATCCAGGGATTGGCTCCCCTGGTGAATACGGTGAAGTAA
- a CDS encoding TolC family protein — protein MQRSRTILFFTTLILGLAREVSGAESSRQVTLDQCIQLALQHNLDIRIVKVNPSIAQYNLDALYADYEPDLSLSGSHSDNTSPTTLDAQNRVVPGTSSGTEAFNATLGGILPTGFSYTLQGRMQETEGLTGAGFPFENANGVVSIQMRQPLLRNFWIDRTRLNIQIGKRNVRRSQQQVRQQIINTVTSVELAYYDLIAAFEEVKVQDQALKLAERLLAENKKRVEVGALAPLDEKAAESDVAASKASLVDARNRLSFAQNTLKQLLSDDFSKWQDATLEPTEALKAVPEPFNRLDSWQKGLANRPELLQSKLDVENQGITIKYQKNQLFPSLDLFGTYGYNGSKPEYSGAFSDIANRSAPISSYGAVLSVPLGNRAARNAYRSSKAEMEQLLLRLKSLEQNIMVEIDDAIKQAQANLEAVEARKQARAFAEAALDAEQKKLENGKTTSYQVLLYQRDLTRSRSLEINALASYNKAVSQLARSESTTLERRKLAIDAK, from the coding sequence ATGCAACGCAGCCGGACGATTCTATTCTTCACGACCTTGATCTTGGGGCTCGCTCGGGAGGTGAGCGGGGCCGAAAGCTCCCGCCAGGTGACGCTCGATCAGTGCATTCAACTCGCGCTGCAACACAACCTCGACATTCGCATCGTCAAGGTCAACCCGAGCATCGCGCAATACAACCTGGACGCCTTGTACGCCGACTACGAGCCCGATCTGTCGCTAAGCGGGTCGCACAGCGACAACACGTCACCCACGACCCTGGACGCGCAAAACCGGGTCGTCCCCGGCACTTCGTCAGGGACGGAGGCGTTCAATGCGACGCTCGGCGGAATTCTCCCCACCGGATTCAGCTATACGCTGCAGGGCCGCATGCAGGAGACCGAAGGCCTAACGGGCGCGGGGTTTCCTTTCGAGAATGCCAATGGTGTGGTTTCGATCCAAATGCGCCAACCCTTGCTGAGGAACTTCTGGATCGACCGGACCCGGCTCAATATTCAGATCGGCAAGCGGAATGTGCGACGATCGCAGCAGCAGGTGCGGCAACAGATCATCAACACCGTCACCTCCGTGGAATTGGCGTATTACGATTTGATCGCCGCCTTCGAGGAGGTCAAAGTGCAGGATCAGGCGTTGAAACTCGCCGAGAGGCTCCTGGCCGAAAATAAGAAACGGGTCGAGGTCGGGGCGTTGGCGCCGTTGGATGAAAAGGCCGCGGAATCCGACGTGGCGGCGTCGAAAGCGAGCTTGGTGGACGCGCGGAACCGGCTCTCTTTCGCGCAGAATACCCTCAAGCAACTGCTGAGCGACGATTTTTCGAAGTGGCAGGATGCCACCCTCGAACCGACTGAGGCCTTGAAGGCCGTCCCCGAGCCATTCAACCGCCTGGACAGCTGGCAAAAGGGTCTGGCGAATCGCCCCGAGCTTTTGCAGTCCAAGCTGGATGTGGAGAATCAAGGCATCACGATCAAATACCAAAAGAACCAGCTCTTTCCCTCGTTGGATTTGTTCGGCACCTATGGCTACAACGGATCCAAACCGGAATACAGCGGTGCTTTCAGTGACATTGCGAATCGTTCCGCGCCGATCTCCAGTTATGGAGCGGTGTTGAGCGTGCCGCTTGGCAATCGCGCCGCCCGCAACGCTTATCGCTCATCCAAAGCTGAAATGGAGCAATTGCTGCTTCGGCTCAAGAGCCTGGAACAAAACATCATGGTGGAGATCGACGATGCGATCAAACAGGCGCAGGCCAATCTGGAAGCCGTGGAAGCTCGCAAGCAAGCGCGCGCCTTCGCCGAGGCTGCCTTGGATGCCGAACAGAAGAAACTTGAAAATGGCAAAACCACCTCCTACCAGGTCCTGCTTTACCAACGCGATCTGACCCGTTCCCGCTCCCTGGAGATCAACGCGCTCGCCTCTTATAACAAAGCCGTGTCCCAGCTGGCCCGGTCAGAGTCGACGACTCTGGAACGGCGAAAGCTGGCGATCGATGCGAAATAG
- a CDS encoding ArsR family transcriptional regulator, which translates to MGTRWGVNRTVAQIHALLFLSAQPQPAEIIADTLGVARSNVSNSLKELLGWGIIKRVHILGDSRDHYESLKDVWELFRTVLDERKKREIDPTLATLRECLAEAEADKAGSAHTREKLRELTDFFETTSGWYAQIRAWPTPVLARFLKLGGRIRKLAGLEN; encoded by the coding sequence ATGGGCACCCGCTGGGGCGTCAATCGAACGGTGGCCCAAATCCACGCGTTGCTGTTCCTGTCCGCCCAGCCTCAGCCCGCAGAGATCATTGCGGATACCCTCGGCGTGGCCCGATCGAACGTGAGCAACAGCCTGAAGGAACTGCTCGGCTGGGGCATCATCAAGCGCGTTCATATTCTGGGCGACTCCCGCGACCACTACGAAAGCCTCAAGGACGTCTGGGAGCTGTTCCGAACCGTGCTGGACGAGCGCAAGAAGCGCGAGATCGATCCCACGCTCGCGACGCTCCGGGAATGCCTCGCCGAAGCCGAAGCCGACAAGGCGGGCTCAGCCCACACCCGTGAAAAACTGCGGGAACTGACGGATTTTTTTGAAACCACCTCGGGTTGGTACGCCCAGATTCGCGCCTGGCCTACGCCCGTGCTGGCGCGCTTTTTGAAACTCGGCGGACGCATCCGAAAACTGGCGGGCCTGGAAAATTGA
- the xth gene encoding exodeoxyribonuclease III, translated as MKLLSWNVNGLRAVLRKNFLEFLDAERPDVLCLQETKCAPDDVEPLWTSEYLTYWNTAEKKGYSGTAIFTRARPLRVTRGMGISEHDREGRVLTAEFDDFILVNVYVPNSKRELTRLAYRQIWDRDFLRFLKKLEKKKPVVWCGDLNVAHTELDLANPKANVKNHGFTPEERAGFDAFVQAGFVDTFRELEKGGGHYTWWSQMPGVRARNVGWRIDYFLLSAALRPGLRRASILKEVTGSDHCPVGIVLER; from the coding sequence GTGAAACTCCTCTCCTGGAACGTCAATGGCCTGCGGGCGGTGTTGCGGAAGAACTTCCTCGAGTTTTTGGACGCGGAACGTCCGGACGTGCTCTGCCTCCAGGAAACCAAGTGCGCACCGGACGACGTGGAACCGTTGTGGACTTCAGAATACCTAACTTATTGGAATACGGCGGAAAAGAAAGGTTATTCCGGGACCGCGATTTTCACCCGCGCCCGGCCCTTGCGCGTGACCCGGGGCATGGGGATTTCCGAGCACGATCGCGAGGGCCGTGTTTTGACGGCGGAGTTCGATGATTTCATTCTGGTCAACGTCTATGTGCCGAACTCGAAGCGGGAGCTGACGAGGCTCGCTTACCGCCAGATTTGGGATCGGGATTTTTTGAGATTTCTCAAAAAACTTGAGAAAAAGAAGCCGGTGGTGTGGTGCGGGGATTTGAATGTGGCCCATACCGAGCTGGATTTGGCGAACCCCAAGGCAAACGTGAAGAATCACGGTTTTACGCCCGAAGAAAGGGCGGGCTTTGACGCGTTTGTGCAGGCGGGATTTGTGGACACTTTTCGGGAACTCGAGAAAGGGGGCGGGCATTACACCTGGTGGAGCCAGATGCCGGGAGTGCGGGCCCGGAACGTGGGGTGGCGCATCGATTACTTCCTGCTGAGCGCGGCCCTGCGGCCCGGGCTCCGCCGGGCGTCCATTCTCAAGGAAGTGACCGGCAGCGACCATTGCCCCGTCGGGATCGTGTTGGAGAGGTGA
- a CDS encoding PIG-L family deacetylase: MPPLNPYPQLARDFAALLESGRDFPLGNLPFPDYSAPAEGAPVVLIFSPHPDDEVIIGAWPFRLARERGWRVVNVAVTQGSRKDRQAARLEELRACCRYAGFELATLGSSGLEGLHLGNRAGNPAHWNAAVSEILAVLKRYGPSAVLFPHETDRNTTHVGVHFLLMDALQRMEDTFSCAVIETEFWGAMDTPNVMLEVSPGDLGVLLSALSFHEGEVRRNPYHLRTAAWMIDNVRRGGELVGKQGAAPPDFAYATLYRLRRWQAGRLQPALREGLFLSRHDDVEAPLRAVLAGSSP, translated from the coding sequence ATGCCCCCACTCAATCCTTATCCACAACTGGCCCGCGATTTCGCCGCGTTGCTGGAATCCGGACGAGACTTTCCGCTCGGAAACCTGCCTTTCCCGGACTATTCCGCTCCGGCGGAAGGGGCTCCGGTGGTCTTGATCTTTTCGCCGCATCCGGACGACGAAGTGATCATCGGGGCCTGGCCGTTTCGGCTCGCCCGCGAGCGGGGTTGGCGGGTGGTGAACGTGGCGGTGACCCAAGGGAGCCGCAAAGACCGCCAAGCCGCCCGGTTGGAGGAGTTGAGGGCATGCTGTCGCTACGCGGGGTTCGAGCTTGCCACGCTGGGATCGTCCGGCTTGGAGGGTTTGCATCTGGGCAACCGGGCGGGGAACCCGGCCCACTGGAATGCCGCCGTTTCGGAAATCCTGGCGGTGTTGAAGAGGTATGGTCCAAGCGCGGTGTTGTTCCCCCATGAAACCGATCGGAACACGACCCATGTCGGGGTGCATTTTCTCCTGATGGATGCCTTGCAACGGATGGAGGACACCTTTTCTTGCGCCGTCATCGAAACGGAATTCTGGGGCGCCATGGACACGCCGAACGTGATGCTCGAGGTTTCGCCCGGGGACTTGGGGGTTCTGCTGAGCGCACTTTCTTTTCACGAGGGCGAAGTGCGGCGCAATCCTTACCACTTGCGCACGGCCGCCTGGATGATCGACAACGTGCGGCGCGGAGGAGAACTGGTGGGGAAACAGGGCGCGGCGCCGCCCGATTTCGCCTATGCGACGCTTTATCGATTGAGGCGATGGCAGGCGGGGCGCCTGCAACCCGCGCTGAGGGAGGGCTTGTTCCTATCTCGTCACGACGACGTGGAAGCCCCCCTCAGGGCCGTGCTTGCGGGTTCCTCGCCGTGA
- a CDS encoding ROK family protein: MKAESEVLPRVTPELDPGFRPMVLASRQFQEAARATGRSVTLDLAVERSPESVTRCQISLFPGDHPSSAGNFRLAERTLKFLLWARGGWRIWVAGSSFIGEQLRAYYRDTPTGGFDAALMGEKIYARPFEVRAVELGDLPAESERTQRLGGHWQGCRVGFDLGASDIKVAAVRDGTVLYSDEFRWDPRPQQDPQWHFEQIQAALRAAASHLPRVDTIGGSSAGVIVGNEVRVASLFRGVPDALFETRVRLLFREIQKSWGDVPFEVVNDGEVTALAGSMSLESPAVLGIAMGSSLAAGFVSREGNITPWLNELAFAPVDVRNDAPFDEWSGDRGCGVQFFSQQAVARLIPASGLPISSEWALPDRLLAVQTAMKEGDERAARIYRTLGVCLGYAAAQYREFYDFDHLLLLGRVTTGVGGDLLLEQARRVLALEFPEIGARLHMPDEKQKRHGQAMAAASLPASL, translated from the coding sequence ATGAAGGCCGAGTCCGAGGTCCTGCCACGCGTTACCCCGGAGTTGGATCCGGGATTCAGACCGATGGTGCTGGCGAGCCGCCAATTTCAAGAGGCGGCCCGCGCCACCGGCCGCTCGGTCACCCTGGATCTGGCCGTCGAGCGTTCACCCGAGTCGGTGACGCGATGCCAGATCTCGCTTTTTCCAGGCGACCATCCGTCGAGCGCGGGCAACTTCCGCCTCGCTGAACGGACCCTGAAGTTTTTGCTCTGGGCACGAGGGGGGTGGAGAATCTGGGTCGCAGGGTCCTCCTTCATCGGGGAACAGTTGCGAGCTTACTATCGAGACACCCCGACCGGCGGTTTCGACGCGGCCCTGATGGGGGAAAAGATCTACGCCCGGCCTTTTGAAGTTCGCGCGGTCGAGCTTGGGGATCTACCCGCCGAGTCCGAGCGAACCCAGCGCTTGGGAGGTCATTGGCAGGGATGCCGCGTCGGATTCGACCTGGGGGCCAGTGACATCAAGGTCGCGGCCGTGCGTGACGGCACGGTGCTGTACAGCGACGAGTTTCGATGGGATCCGCGGCCCCAGCAGGATCCGCAATGGCATTTCGAACAGATTCAGGCGGCGTTGCGTGCCGCCGCCTCGCATTTGCCTCGCGTGGATACGATCGGCGGAAGTTCTGCCGGAGTGATTGTCGGGAACGAGGTGCGCGTGGCTTCTCTTTTTCGCGGCGTGCCTGACGCGCTCTTTGAAACCCGGGTGCGACTCCTTTTCCGGGAAATCCAAAAGTCCTGGGGCGATGTTCCTTTCGAGGTCGTCAATGATGGCGAAGTGACGGCGCTGGCGGGCTCGATGAGTTTGGAATCCCCGGCCGTGCTGGGCATCGCCATGGGCTCGAGTCTGGCCGCGGGTTTTGTGAGCCGGGAAGGAAACATCACGCCTTGGTTGAATGAGTTGGCGTTCGCCCCGGTGGATGTTCGAAACGATGCTCCGTTCGACGAGTGGTCCGGCGATCGCGGCTGCGGGGTGCAGTTTTTTTCCCAACAAGCCGTGGCGAGGTTGATTCCGGCGTCGGGACTGCCGATTTCGTCAGAGTGGGCGCTGCCGGATCGACTTCTCGCGGTCCAGACGGCCATGAAGGAAGGCGACGAACGCGCCGCGCGGATCTATCGGACCCTTGGAGTGTGTTTGGGTTACGCCGCGGCCCAGTATCGCGAGTTTTACGACTTTGATCACTTGCTGCTTCTCGGGCGGGTTACCACCGGGGTTGGCGGCGACTTGTTGTTGGAACAAGCTCGACGTGTGCTCGCGTTGGAGTTTCCTGAAATCGGCGCGCGGCTCCATATGCCCGACGAAAAACAGAAACGCCACGGGCAAGCCATGGCCGCCGCCAGCCTGCCGGCTTCGTTGTAA
- a CDS encoding UTP--glucose-1-phosphate uridylyltransferase, which yields MDINRAVITAAGREQRSLPLQTLVDQDGTTKAALQIVLEEAIEAGIHEIAVVVQEGDQPAYTAAAGPHASRIAFVVQKEQRGYGHAIHCAKSFCGDQPFLLLVGDHLYVSRSQRRCSQQLLQLAKTQHCSISAVNPTHESKLPYYGAVGGRLVPNSKELYEVSTVAEKPTPTEAEQRLMVPGLRAGYYLCFFGMHVLTPMVHELIEEQIAASPQGFAHLSPALDQLAARERYLAAVIQGHRVDVGRRFGLLTAQLALGLAGPYHVEVLAAMLDATGRRLQDHWTEGR from the coding sequence GTGGACATCAATCGAGCCGTCATCACCGCGGCGGGCCGGGAACAACGCTCGCTCCCGCTGCAAACCCTCGTGGATCAGGACGGCACCACGAAAGCGGCTCTGCAAATCGTTCTCGAAGAAGCGATCGAGGCGGGCATCCATGAAATTGCCGTGGTCGTCCAAGAAGGCGATCAACCCGCCTACACCGCCGCGGCGGGACCCCACGCCTCCCGGATTGCATTTGTGGTGCAAAAGGAGCAGCGAGGCTATGGGCATGCGATCCATTGCGCCAAGTCGTTCTGCGGGGACCAGCCCTTCTTGCTCCTGGTCGGTGACCACCTTTACGTTTCGCGCTCGCAGCGTCGGTGCTCGCAACAATTGCTCCAACTGGCGAAAACGCAACATTGCTCCATCTCAGCCGTCAATCCCACCCACGAGAGCAAGCTCCCTTACTACGGGGCGGTCGGAGGGCGGCTCGTGCCCAACAGCAAGGAACTCTACGAAGTCTCGACCGTGGCCGAGAAGCCCACGCCCACCGAGGCCGAGCAGCGACTCATGGTGCCGGGGTTGCGAGCGGGTTATTATCTTTGTTTCTTCGGCATGCACGTGCTCACGCCCATGGTGCATGAGCTGATTGAGGAGCAAATCGCCGCCTCCCCTCAGGGCTTCGCGCACCTCAGCCCTGCCCTGGATCAATTGGCGGCGCGCGAACGCTATCTCGCCGCCGTCATTCAGGGCCATCGCGTGGACGTGGGACGCCGATTCGGCCTGTTGACTGCTCAACTGGCGCTGGGACTCGCGGGTCCTTACCACGTTGAAGTCCTGGCCGCCATGCTCGACGCCACCGGGCGCCGACTGCAAGACCACTGGACCGAGGGCCGCTGA
- a CDS encoding UTP--glucose-1-phosphate uridylyltransferase: MIDLIRIIESSEDSLRNTAVDPLADAGSSVQLLDQCRQLDQFRRKSGNLYHRVRALLFLYTIHRYHLPSRPEIQTVGKIPFRGYQLLLERRFAEAIDHFLSCANRQGWSDGICSALAAAYHRLAFQTLADQVRRSVRSVLGNQWMFRMGHPQDQPLRIRAELREPGEDGTYPLLSESTPVRMDLSHSAWSDIFFLGMDFPEGARVLNASVDLGVHGRDAHPLPPLSAAFRTIDEPVLRLTSCDLGVTDDLRSLAEVFDFGKDHLGLLKAAVIAAGIVPPGLEGSGQQLSDLLAGMAGRGKGIEVVSQVRDIPKGSRLAVSTNLLGSLISVCMRATGQTRALEGPLEEPERRVVLARALLGEWLGGSGGGWQDSGGIWPGIKLIEGAPAARNDPEFGISQGRLMPTHRVLDRHEVSNAARAGLQESLILVHGGMAQNVGPILEMVTEKYLLRSPREWAGRLQALDLLKEILNACRQGDLKALGRATTANFKGPIQSIIPWATNAYTESIIAGAQESFGEDFWGFCMLGGMSGGGMGFFVAPHRQQEAKSKLLDLMQTARHHFRAALPFAMEPVVFDYAVNETGTTARLLTGNKSLLPLGYYAVRLPKLLRQDQAALPRTQRMELDKLGATARTRPEMAGLVQSLFDSLIPRGNQESGSEDNLAESLGRNGFDPEQHEMIRKQLKEGLIGLAQNRLRADTEIVDVEAPDVSQAESLDLTHSSSPTGRTLASRGWDSLARGEVAIVSLAAGAGSRWTQGAGICKALHPFCKLGGKHRTFLDVHLAKSRRLSRLSGANLPHVFTTSYLTHEPIESYFASRLTEADRDRVLLSPGRSVGQRFVPTERDLHFLWEETAQQILDEQQQKVRESVRAALVNWAKSRGEASDYTENVPLQCMHPVGHFFEMPNLFRNGVLAKLLQRHPALRCLLLHNIDTTGVNADPRLLEEHLAQGACLTFEVIARRLEDRGGGLAKVNGRTRILEGLALPREEDEFELSYYNSMSTWIDLDRLLEVFSLDRGVILEAGRGHKTAQDKIVTSIREVAAKLPTYVAIKEVKRRWGHGQEDIFPVAQFEKLWSDLTMLPEVSCRYIVVPRSRGQQLKDQAQLDGWLRDGSAAYVESLCDWD; the protein is encoded by the coding sequence ATGATCGATCTCATCCGGATCATCGAATCTTCCGAAGATTCCCTCCGGAATACCGCCGTGGATCCCTTGGCGGACGCAGGTTCATCCGTGCAACTGCTCGACCAGTGCCGGCAACTGGACCAATTCCGGCGCAAGAGCGGGAATCTTTACCATCGTGTTCGAGCCCTGCTGTTCCTCTACACGATCCATCGCTACCACCTTCCCTCGCGTCCAGAGATCCAAACCGTTGGCAAGATCCCTTTCCGCGGTTATCAATTGTTGCTGGAGCGCCGCTTCGCGGAAGCCATCGATCATTTCCTCAGCTGCGCCAACCGCCAAGGCTGGAGCGACGGCATCTGTTCCGCACTCGCCGCCGCCTACCATCGCCTCGCCTTTCAGACCCTCGCCGATCAAGTCCGCCGCAGCGTGCGCTCCGTCCTCGGCAATCAATGGATGTTCCGCATGGGACACCCCCAGGATCAGCCCCTGCGAATCCGGGCGGAATTGAGGGAGCCCGGCGAGGACGGCACCTACCCACTCCTCTCGGAATCCACGCCGGTCCGCATGGACCTCTCCCATTCGGCCTGGAGCGACATTTTTTTCCTCGGCATGGATTTTCCCGAGGGTGCCCGAGTCTTGAACGCGTCCGTGGACCTCGGTGTGCACGGGCGCGACGCGCATCCCTTGCCTCCCTTATCCGCCGCGTTCAGAACCATCGACGAGCCGGTGCTCAGATTGACCTCCTGCGATCTGGGCGTCACCGACGACCTGCGTTCCCTCGCGGAGGTCTTCGATTTCGGCAAGGACCACCTCGGTTTGCTGAAGGCCGCGGTCATTGCCGCCGGCATCGTTCCCCCCGGGTTGGAGGGAAGCGGACAGCAGCTTTCGGATTTGCTGGCCGGCATGGCCGGACGCGGCAAAGGCATCGAGGTGGTCTCGCAGGTGCGCGATATTCCCAAGGGCTCCCGTTTAGCGGTTTCGACGAATCTCCTGGGCTCCCTCATCTCCGTCTGCATGCGCGCCACGGGACAAACCCGCGCCTTGGAAGGCCCTTTGGAAGAACCTGAGCGACGGGTGGTTCTGGCGCGCGCGCTCCTGGGAGAATGGCTCGGGGGTTCCGGCGGGGGCTGGCAGGATTCCGGCGGCATTTGGCCGGGAATCAAGTTGATCGAGGGAGCTCCCGCCGCCAGAAACGACCCCGAATTCGGCATCAGCCAGGGCCGGCTCATGCCGACCCACCGGGTGCTCGATCGCCACGAAGTTTCCAACGCCGCCCGCGCCGGCCTGCAAGAATCTCTCATCCTGGTTCACGGCGGCATGGCCCAAAATGTCGGCCCCATCCTCGAGATGGTGACGGAAAAATATTTGCTCCGCTCTCCTCGCGAATGGGCCGGCCGCCTCCAAGCACTCGACCTGCTGAAGGAGATCCTGAACGCATGCCGCCAGGGCGACCTGAAAGCGCTCGGCCGCGCCACCACCGCCAACTTCAAGGGACCCATTCAGTCCATCATTCCCTGGGCCACGAACGCCTACACCGAAAGCATCATCGCGGGCGCTCAAGAATCGTTTGGGGAAGACTTCTGGGGATTCTGCATGCTGGGAGGCATGTCCGGAGGAGGCATGGGATTTTTCGTCGCGCCCCATCGCCAGCAGGAAGCCAAGTCAAAGCTGCTCGACCTCATGCAAACGGCCCGCCACCATTTCCGGGCCGCTCTTCCCTTCGCCATGGAGCCCGTGGTCTTCGATTATGCGGTCAATGAGACGGGCACGACGGCAAGACTGCTGACCGGGAACAAGTCTCTTCTTCCCCTGGGTTACTACGCCGTGCGCTTGCCCAAACTGCTCCGCCAAGACCAAGCTGCCCTGCCCCGAACCCAACGGATGGAACTGGACAAACTGGGTGCGACCGCGCGCACGCGGCCCGAAATGGCCGGCCTCGTCCAGTCCCTGTTCGATTCCCTCATTCCCCGCGGAAACCAGGAGTCCGGATCCGAGGACAACCTTGCCGAATCCCTTGGCCGCAACGGATTTGATCCTGAGCAGCACGAGATGATCCGCAAGCAACTCAAGGAGGGCCTGATCGGGCTCGCTCAGAATCGTCTGCGCGCGGACACCGAAATCGTGGATGTGGAAGCGCCTGATGTTTCCCAGGCCGAATCTCTCGACCTTACCCACAGCTCCAGCCCGACGGGGCGAACGCTCGCCAGCCGTGGCTGGGACTCCCTGGCCCGGGGGGAGGTCGCCATCGTCAGCCTGGCCGCCGGAGCCGGCTCTCGTTGGACGCAGGGAGCGGGCATTTGCAAAGCCTTGCATCCGTTTTGCAAGCTCGGCGGAAAGCATCGAACCTTCCTGGACGTTCATCTGGCGAAGAGCCGCCGCTTGAGCCGGCTGTCCGGCGCGAATCTTCCGCATGTATTCACCACGAGTTACTTGACGCATGAACCCATTGAGTCCTATTTCGCGAGCCGCCTGACCGAAGCGGACCGGGACCGTGTTCTCCTCTCACCCGGACGGAGCGTGGGCCAGCGATTCGTGCCCACCGAGCGGGACCTGCACTTTCTGTGGGAAGAAACGGCCCAGCAGATCCTTGACGAACAGCAGCAAAAAGTCCGCGAAAGCGTGCGGGCAGCGCTGGTGAATTGGGCCAAGTCACGCGGGGAAGCCAGCGATTACACCGAAAATGTGCCCCTCCAGTGCATGCACCCCGTGGGCCATTTCTTTGAAATGCCGAACTTGTTCCGTAACGGGGTGCTCGCGAAACTTTTGCAGCGTCATCCCGCCCTCCGCTGCCTGCTCCTTCACAACATCGACACCACCGGAGTGAACGCGGATCCGCGTCTCCTCGAAGAGCATCTGGCACAGGGCGCCTGCCTTACCTTCGAAGTCATCGCCCGGAGGCTGGAAGATCGGGGCGGAGGCCTGGCGAAAGTGAACGGACGCACCCGCATCCTCGAGGGCTTGGCGCTCCCGCGGGAAGAGGACGAGTTCGAGCTTAGCTATTACAATTCCATGAGCACGTGGATCGACCTGGACCGTTTGCTGGAAGTTTTTTCCCTCGATCGCGGGGTCATCCTGGAGGCCGGTCGGGGCCACAAGACGGCTCAGGACAAGATCGTGACTTCCATCCGTGAAGTCGCCGCGAAATTGCCCACCTACGTGGCAATCAAGGAAGTCAAACGTCGGTGGGGACATGGCCAGGAAGATATTTTCCCCGTGGCGCAGTTCGAAAAACTTTGGAGCGATCTGACCATGCTGCCGGAAGTGTCCTGCCGCTACATCGTGGTTCCGAGAAGTCGAGGCCAGCAGCTTAAAGACCAAGCCCAACTCGATGGCTGGCTCAGGGATGGCAGCGCGGCCTACGTCGAATCCCTTTGCGACTGGGATTGA